The Fluviispira sanaruensis sequence GGAATATAGTCCGTGGGGTTATCGTATAAAATCTTTAAATCGACCCGCCGATTGAGCGCGCGATTTTCCGCTGAATCGTTCTCAGACAAGGGGCGAGTTTCTGCAAATCCAGCAGGATAAACACTGCCAACAGGAAAAAGTTTTGTACTGATTAAAAATTTAGTCACTGTGGTTGCTCTTAGGGTGCTCAATTCCCAGTTTGACATGCCATTACGCTCATAGGGAATATTGTCTGTATGCCCTTCGACCCTAATAACTCTGCCAATTCCTTTAAGAACCTCTGCAACTGATTGGATTATTTTATAGGCTTCGGGTGTGAGAGTGTATTCGCCAGGTTTAAAAAGGATTCTTGCCAACAGCGTTATACGTATGCCTTCAGGATCTCGCGCCACATAAATAACTCTATCCACAGGTTTTTTAGCACTGTCTGGAAATTGTTTTGTTCCATATAAGCGTTCCGATAATTTTTGCTCAACATTTCTTGCCTGAGCTGAGATAATTGCAGCTCTTTCACGAATAATTTTTTGCAGAATTTGTTCACGACTGGTATTGCCTTTGATGTAGCGAAAAATTCCTTCAGTAGCTGTTGGCCCCCGCGGAATCGTTCCCTCTTCCTTGGGGATTTCCTCCTTTATACCAAAGGCTGTTTGCATGGATTCTGTGACTTGCTTGACTTTTGAAGTGTTAACGATAGCAATTGCATATAAAACCACGAAAAGAGCAAACAGAAGTGTCATCATGTCAGCAAAAGCGACAAGCCAGCGTTCATGGTTTTCAAATTCGGGGCATTTCTTTTTCTTTGGCATTAGTGATGAACCATTCCATGCAAGCGTTCAACAAGAACTTTCGGCGCTGTGCCTTGGGCGATCCCTATAATTCCTGTTGCAACCATTTCTCTAAAAACTTTTTTATGATGACACATTCTTTTTATTTTTTTTCCAGCAGGCAAAGCAAATAAGTTTGCAAGTGCAACCCCATATAGTGTTGCGATAAATGCAGTTTTAATTCCCGGACCAATTTCAGGGGGGTTATCAAGGTTAAGCATGACCACCATGAGACCGAGAACGGCGCCAAGAATTCCGATCGTTGGAGCAAAAGCTCCCATGTCTTCCCAGAATTTTGCAGCTATTTCTTCTTCTTCGTACATCATATCAATTTCAGAAAGTAATATATTTTCAATGATTTGGGCTTCAGTGTTCATCGAGACCATTTCAATGCCTTTTTTCATCAAAGGATCTTCAAGTTTGTCTATCTCTTTTTCCAAGGCTAGGACGCCATCTTTACGAGCCATTTGTGCGAGACGTTCAATTGCAGAAATCGCTCCCTCGGAATCCATTTTAGGTCCATTCAAAAAGAGACCAAGCGATTTAAAAGAGAAAACAACATCCTTCATCGGATAAGCGGTCATAACGGCAGCGATAGCACCAACTCCCACGATCATGGCAGCAGACCCGCCCCATAACATTCCAGGTGAAAGGCCTTTTAAGACAGCAGTCCCTATGACAGCGACTCCGCCTAGAATTGGTCCTATAATACTCGAAAGTTCCATATCAAAACCTCGTGTTTTGAATCCAAATTTAAAGATTTCAAGCATAAGAGTTTGAGATCTGGTTCTATTTTAGAGGGATAAAATTTCAAATAGTAATTGAATTTTTGACATTTAAGACAGTTCTTGCCGCTCTTTAGCTAGGGCTAATAAATAGGTTTTATTTTTTAAAATTAATCATAAGGTTTCTATTTTTCTCCTCAGAATCGAGACATTTTTGCCGATCAAAACTGTGTTCAAGCTTTCTAATTCTCGGAGTTCATATGACAGATTCATCTGGAGTTGAAAATAGAGCTCATCAACGCTTCACGAGCAAGGCAATCGTTCAGATTATTGCTGATGAAGATACATCTGCTGTCATGGGAACGATAAATAATATTTCTGCGGGTGGAGTTAGTTTGAATTTAGAGGTCGATAATATTAAACGTGGATATAAAGTGGGTTGTTTTGTTACTTTTGAAATGCCTGTTAGAATGTTTGGTATTGATTCAGAAGATAAATTAACATTAAAAGCAGAAATAAAAAGAGCGACTAATTTAGGGAAAACAATTTCCTGTCAATTTCAAAATTTAAAAGACTCTGAAATTGCAGTCTTGAATAAAGGGCTTCGAATACTTGAAGTCGTTAATAAAATATCGACTAAAAAAGCGCAGCAGAATTGATTTTTTGCAGGAAAAAGTAAATACAGTTTATTAAGGTGTGCTCACAATCGACGAAGATTAAATGATTCTTGCTTTTCTTCCCGCAAAAGTTAGAATACTAGGTCAAAAGATTGAGTGAAACATTTTGAAAACGATGATGACAAATCAATACGATTAGTTCTTAGTTCTTAGATCTTTGCTGAAACTATTAAAAAAAATAAGACTTTAAATATAGTTAGGATTAAAATGGAACATTTTCTTTGAAATTTCGAAAATGATCTCATTAGAGAGTTCTTCAGTCTGAGTTGATTCATATACAAAAGTATTTATTAAATTAAAAGCATAAAAAGCGATAAAATTCTGAATGAACAAATCTACTTTTAAAAAAAAACTGACGGTAAATTTTTGTTATGAGTGATACCTTAAACTATTTAAGTTTTTTGGGATGGCGCAATATTTAATATTAATTAAAAAACTCAATATTCATAAAGTGACCTTGGCGGCGGATGTGTTTTAAGTTTAATACAATATTATAAGTATTTTATTGGTATTTTGAATTTGAATATAAAAAATATTGACAAAAAAATATAATTTAGACTATAAAGTATAAAAGGAGGGGGTATGTACAATCAATATCTCAATTTTGCTAAGGCAATGGAATTACTTTTTTACCCACAACTTGAAGTCGTTATTCATGATATTATTACTAAAAAAATAATTTATTTAGGTAATAGTTTTTCAAATCGAGATGTTGGAGATGATTCTGTGTTAGATGACATTTCATTTGAAAAATCAAAAAGTATCATTGGACCCTATGAGAAAATAAATTTTGATGGAAAAGTGTTAAAATCAATTAGCATCGTAATTGAAGAAAAAAATAAGCCAAAATTCTTAATGTGTCTAAATTTTGATATTTCTGTCTTAAATAATTTAGCAAATACGATTGAACTATTTATTGGAAAATCTAGTTATGAGAAGTCAGAAAGTTTTATTTTTAAAGATGATTGGAGAGAAAAAATTCATGTCTATGTCAATGAAAATCTTAAATCAAAAGGAAAAATATTAAATTCTATAAATAAAGAAGAAAAAAAAGAATTGATATTGGATCTTCAAAAAAAAGGTGCTTTTAAAGGCAAAAACTCTAAAGAGTATATAGCAAAAATATTAAAATTATCAAGAGCAACAATTTATAATTATTTAAATGAAAAAGAAGAGAAGTAAATATGAAGTTACCACTTTTTAAATTAGAGGATTATTTATCTGAAAGAGAATTTTCGTCAGATATTATGTTTTCTGGATCTGATATGGAAGCATTTTTGATGCAGGATATCCTCAAATTAGCTAAATCTGAGATCCTAGATATTTGGAATAATTTAAAATTAAGTTATACTTATCCTTTAGGGAATCCGCTTTTATTAGATGAGTTGAATAAAAAATATCAACTGAATAATTGCTCTGAAAATATATGTACATTTTCAGGAGCAGAAGAAGGAATTTATGCTGCATTAAATTCAATCTTGAATAAAGATGATCATGTTATTATTTTTTCGCCTTGCTACCAATCATTAAAAGAAATTCCCAATAATATTTGTGAAGTAAGTGAAGTACAGTTAAAATTTTTAAATAACAAGTGTTTCTTTGATATCTCAGAAGTTTCAAGATTAATAAAACCAAATACTAAAATGATTATTTTTAATTTTCCACATAATCCTTCAGGGACAATAATCTCAAAAGAAGAATTAAAATATTTAATCGATTTATCTAGAAAACATGGCCTATATATTTTTTCAGATGAAGTCTATCGTGGTTTAGAGGTGAATCATAGTGATCAACTTCCTTATATTGCCTCCGAGTATGAAAAAGGAATTAGCTTAGGAGTTATGTCAAAATCCTATGGAATGCCTGGCTTAAGGATTGGCTGGTTAGCTATGCAGGATAAAAAATTATTAAAAAAAATTTCAAATATGAAACATTATTTATCTATATGTAACAGTGCACCAAGTGAAATTTTAGCTTTAATATCTTTGCAAAATGAAGACCATATTTACTCAAGAAATTTATCTATTCTTAATAATAATTTAAAATTAATTTCCACTTTTTTTAAAGAGCATGATTCTGTCTTTGAATGGTATCCTCCAAAGGGTGGTTGTATTGCATTTCCGAAGTTAAAACTAAAGCGTCCAGTGTATGATTTTTGTGAGGAATTAAGAATAAAAGAACACATTGTATTGTTACCAGGTGATATTTTTGATCATAGCCACAATCATTTTAGAGTTGGTTTTGGTCGATTGAATATGCCTGAAGCATTGTCTCGCTTAAAAAGATATATTCAAACGGAAAAATTATAATGAAAATAATTTCATTGGATGATATAAAAAAGTGTTTTAATTTTAATAATATGCTTCATGAAATAGAGAATTCTTTTGTTCAATATTCAAATTCAAATGTTTTATCTGCACCAATTTCACAATTTAAATTTGAAAATATTGCTGCAGATATTCATATTAAGTCAGGAATGATAAGAGAAGATAAATATTATTTTGTTAAAATTGCTTCAGGATTTTATGATAATTGGAAAAGTTCTATTTCAAATAGCCAAGGAGTTATAGTTGTTATAAATGCAAAAACTGGTAGACCTGAAATTATTCTTGATGATCAAGGATATTTGACAGATATTAGAACTGCTCTTGCTGGTATCGTTTGCGCTAAATATTTAGCCCCTAGATCCATTAGTGAAGTTGGAATTTTTGGATATGGGATTCAGTCTTATTTGCAAGCAAAATTCTTAAAAATTCAATTCCCAACTTTAAAAAATCTGTTTTTATATGGCCGTAGCATAGATAAAATGGAAAAATTAAAAAATAAGTATCAAGAATTAGGTTACACTGTGCATTTGTCTAATCATGTCGAATATGTTGCAAATAACTGCAAATTATTAGTGACAACGACACCTTCAACAATTCCATATTTATTTGGAGATTGTATTAAAGCAGGGACGCATATAACAGCGATCGGTGCAGATGACACTCATAAGCAAGAATTAGATATTTCTGTATTCAAAAAAGCTAATCATATATTTGTTGATTCAATTGACCAAAGCAACAAATTATCTGCTTGTTTTCATGCCTTAAGAGAGGACGATTTGTATAAAAATAATATCTATGAAATAGGAAATTTTGTTTCTAATTTAAACTCATTTAAAAGAGAGAAAAATAATATAACAATTTCTTTTTTAACAGGTCTTGCTGCGCAAGATATTGCCATTTCAAAATTTATTTTAAAAAATATTTACGATAATGTCCTATAGAAAATAATTTATTAAATTATTTAATTTGCTCAGTAAGATGAAATCAGCAAAAAATCGTTAAGAACTAGTGATATTTTAATTTAAATAATAAAATTGGCATTCTGTCCTTCTTGGGTAAGGTTTTTATGATTTAGTTTATGATATACAAAAAGACTTATCCTGAATCTTTTTCACTGCTGATCTAGTTTAATTGGAATGTATGTTCGAACTACATGTCTTCTATTCCCTTTCCAATCTAACTTTTACCGTTCTTTGCTCTGCCCTAACTGATTTGATTGATGTCCCATTAACTCAAGGAGTGATTCAATTCGTGCTAAAATATTATTGAAATTTTTCAAAAAACTACATGTAAATTTCACTCTGTACATCCAACTTTAAGAGATTTCTATACTTTTAATATGAATGATAGTTATTTTCATCTCATATTGTAATATTCTTAAGAGATTATTTGATAAGTTGATTTAAAACAGCTGGATGCTACGATTAAAAAAATACATTGCTAAAAAAAAAGAAAAGGTTTATTCATTATTGTTTAAAAGTGATTTTTTCTTAAAATACAAGACAGATTTATAAGATCAATTTTTGCTTAGTAAGGATAAAATTATTATGGCAATCGATGATTTATCAAATATAATAGGCTATGCTGCTGCATTTTTAACAACATTTTCTTTTTTGCCTCAAGCCATTAAAACCATAAAAACGCGTTGTACATCGGGTATTTCGGTTCTCATGTATTGTCTTTTTACTTCAGGGATATTTCTATGGCTTGTCTATGGGATTTTGAAAGAAGATCCTATTATTATTTCTGCAAATGCAGTTACATTTGCTTTTTCATTTACTATTTTAATTATTGCTGCTATAAATCTTAGGAAGAAAAATAAAGTTGAATCTGAAAGTTTATTGTTAAATAAATAAACTTGAGTTAATTTCTTTTGGGTAAAATCATTATAAGGCTGACCAATGTAAGTACTTCCGATATTTAAATTTATTGAAATATAAACTAAATATAAAAAGGCAAAGTTCTTTGTCGTGAAGGAAGTGCTATATTAAAAATATTTTATAAAGCAATTAAAATGCACTCTTGGCTTGCTCTCATTGCGTGTGCTTTTGTACTCACATCCATTGGCAACGGTCTGACCTCTATCACCGTGTTTGCGGAGCATCTGCGCAGGCTTTGCGGTTACAAATGATTGTGACATGTGTAGCACCTTTGAGTGCTGGTTTTCTAGCCGATAGATGGGGAGCATTCAGTGCATTGATTCTTTTTTCAGGAATAGGACTTATCTTTGCAGGAATTGTTCTCTTTTTAAATAAGAATGCGATTAAAGCCCAATCAGTTTAAGAGATATTCTTCTTGGGTTTTATCACTTAGGAATATTCTTTCTGAAACACCCTCTTTATTAAAGTATAAATAACTGGGGGCAGAAAACCAATCAGGCCCTACAAGCAATAAAGTTTGTTTATAATATTGTTCGGTATAAACATGTATGTGACCAATTATAAGAATACTGATCGTTTTTTGGAATTGATTTTTATAATTTATATAAAACTTATCTAGGCATGTTTTAAGAAAGGAAAGTTGAAGTTTGCGATAAGAATCTTGCGCGCGACTTATTTTTGCATAACGTGAAAATAGGAAGTGCATAAAGAGCCCAGCAATAAGAAACGAAGTGAGTTTTTGAAAGAATTTACCTTTAACGATACTTCTAAATTTTAAGTATTTTTCTGGGCAAATGAGATCATCCCCATGGCGTAACATCATTTTACCAGCGCGTCTGTGGAGAAATTCAATTGTTATATCGCCATAATCCGTAAAATAAGAGTCCAGCTTTTGTGAGCGAAAATGTTCAAAACCGAAATCATGATTGCCCTCTACGAAATAAACCTGAATGCCATTGTCTTTTAGCAGTTTGAATTTTTCAAAGACTTCGCTCCACATTTCGAGAAAGAAATTTTTAGATGCTGCGATAAAATCAAAAATATCACCCAAAAGAAATAGGGCTTCCGTTTTGTCTTTTTCTTCATTTTTATTTTTCATTAAAATATCATCGAGGGTTTTTAAAAATAATTTTGTTGTTGCATCTTTCGGATCGCGTAAATGCACATCGGAAATAACTATAAAGCTTTTAACTGGATTTATGTTTAAATTTCTCACGACTTTACCTTTGTCACGCTGCTTAATTTTAATAACTCACTCAAGTTATCTGCTTGATACGAGTCATGCTCTAAGAATTTATTTACTTTTTCAAGACCACAGCTCTCACACTGGTAATGAATCATATAGCCTTTTTTCTTATGCTGTGACCACGCTATGGGTCTTAATTTTCCTTTGCATTCTGCAGCTCTATCCCCTGGATTGATGTCGACATGAATGCTAAATAAACAATTGGGGCAGTGATCACGGCACGTGCTTTGCGCTTGTGGAACAAGAGCTCCGCAGTTTTGACAAGGGAAAGATTCATTTATTTTTGTAAATACAGGATTGCTTATGGACATTAAGAGGTACTTCTTACAGTGATGATAGCTTGAGTGGCTTCTTCTTGGGTTGCAGTAGGATTTTGCTCGAGCCATTTCATAAAATTAAATATTAAATTTTTACTGATTTGCCCAGCCACTCTGTATCTAACTTTTCCATTTGGATCGATAAAAAAAGTTTCTGGTGTGCCAGTCACGCCATAGCGAACAGAAATAAGACCTTTGCTATCTTGCAATACTGGGAATGATTGACCATAATTCTGTTGCCAGTTGAGAATGGAATTTTTGTCATCCTGAATATTGATACTCACAAAAGTGATTTTATCATGCTCTATTTCTTTATAAAAACTTTCTATTTCTGGAGCTTCACTGCGGCAAACAATACAGTAAGAGGACCAAAAGTTAAGAATAACCCAATTGCCTTTTTTTAAAATATCATTTGAGTTAATTTTGTCACCATTGGTTTTTTCGCCGAAAAATTCTGGAGCAGTTTTACCTATGAGCTGACTTGGCGTAAAATTTGGATCTTGCTTCAAGGAATAAATCATAAGGGACATAAAAATAAGAACAATAATACCAGAAAAAATCAAAGTTTTTTTATTTGTCTTTTTTGTTTTCATACTAATGACTCTTTGCTTGAGTTTTAATTTCAGTACCCGCGATTTTTTGATCTTTTAAAATACTATCAAGTAATTTTGCTTCTTTAAGCTTTGTATGATCTTCTTTGGTGTCATAAACTTCACTGTGTTTGACCATCAGTAAATTGGCTTGGATAAGATTGTCTTTTTTTAACATGCCTGTTTTTGAATAAAGTTTTCCTTCAACAACAACACCTTGTCCTTCTTTAAAAAGATCTGGAGGAATTCCTTTGTAATGGACATTAAAATCGTGGCCTTCTAAATCGGTGATTTGGAAATTTAAATCATTGGTTTGGGCATCCCATGTTTTTGTCCCTTTTTGCACAAGACCTGACACACGAAATAGTTTTCCTTCAAACTTTAAAGGATTTGCATAGACTTCTGCTGGAGTAAAAAAAGTAACAGTGGATTCACTGCGTGTGGCTTGATAGGTGATTAGCCCTAAAGATCCCACTACGATTAAAATTCCAGCGATTTGGCCTCCATTTAATTTCATTTTTTATTCTCCTCAAAAGGAGGGTTTTTACAATTGTTATCTTGAAAAAAACCTTCTTCATTCATATCTTTTAATGATTTATTCCGAGATGATATAGATAATATCACATAAATAACTAAGCTGAGAGCAACTACAATATAGGACGAATAAACAAAAATTTGCCAGCCAATGTTTCCATAACTTTCGCTCATTGCTCACCCCTCACATATTCTAATGTTTCTTTAGCAGAAATGGCTTGTCTTCTTATTTTGTAAATCGCTATGCTTAATAGAAACATCGCAACAAAATTAAAAAATAAAACAAGCGTGATATCTGTAGAAACATTTTTGGATTTTTCAACAAATGTCTGTGGCTGATGAACGGAGCGCCATAAATTAACACTGTAATAAACGATGGGGACATTGACAGCGCTTAAGATGGAAACAATTGCAGAAACATTTCTTCTTGTGCGCAGATCGGGAGTAAAATGTCTAAGAACCAGATATCCACAGCACACTAAAAACATAACAAGGCTCGAAGTGAGGCGTGGATCCCAATCCCACCAAACTCCCCAAGTTGGCTTCCCCCAAACACTGCCTGTAACGAGCATAAGAATGGAAAAAAGTGTGCCAAGTTCGATAGCGGTGTGACTGCTGCGATCAAAGACTTCGCATTTTTGTGGCTTTATAAGGGTTAAAATTGCAAAAAATGCACTGATAAATACCCAAAAAAAAGCACACCAGGCAACAGGAACATGCACAAAAATAATACGGTAAACATTCCCTTGATCGGTGTCTGTGCCAATGAAGAATAATGCTAAATACCATCCAATTAACTGCATAAGTGTAAATAGAATAAGTAAATAATTCCATCTTTTGATGGGTTTTG is a genomic window containing:
- a CDS encoding OmpA/MotB family protein, which translates into the protein MPKKKKCPEFENHERWLVAFADMMTLLFALFVVLYAIAIVNTSKVKQVTESMQTAFGIKEEIPKEEGTIPRGPTATEGIFRYIKGNTSREQILQKIIRERAAIISAQARNVEQKLSERLYGTKQFPDSAKKPVDRVIYVARDPEGIRITLLARILFKPGEYTLTPEAYKIIQSVAEVLKGIGRVIRVEGHTDNIPYERNGMSNWELSTLRATTVTKFLISTKLFPVGSVYPAGFAETRPLSENDSAENRALNRRVDLKILYDNPTDYIPPDEQLGNGEKSTKE
- a CDS encoding motility protein A, translated to MELSSIIGPILGGVAVIGTAVLKGLSPGMLWGGSAAMIVGVGAIAAVMTAYPMKDVVFSFKSLGLFLNGPKMDSEGAISAIERLAQMARKDGVLALEKEIDKLEDPLMKKGIEMVSMNTEAQIIENILLSEIDMMYEEEEIAAKFWEDMGAFAPTIGILGAVLGLMVVMLNLDNPPEIGPGIKTAFIATLYGVALANLFALPAGKKIKRMCHHKKVFREMVATGIIGIAQGTAPKVLVERLHGMVHH
- a CDS encoding PilZ domain-containing protein, whose amino-acid sequence is MTDSSGVENRAHQRFTSKAIVQIIADEDTSAVMGTINNISAGGVSLNLEVDNIKRGYKVGCFVTFEMPVRMFGIDSEDKLTLKAEIKRATNLGKTISCQFQNLKDSEIAVLNKGLRILEVVNKISTKKAQQN
- a CDS encoding helix-turn-helix transcriptional regulator, with translation MYNQYLNFAKAMELLFYPQLEVVIHDIITKKIIYLGNSFSNRDVGDDSVLDDISFEKSKSIIGPYEKINFDGKVLKSISIVIEEKNKPKFLMCLNFDISVLNNLANTIELFIGKSSYEKSESFIFKDDWREKIHVYVNENLKSKGKILNSINKEEKKELILDLQKKGAFKGKNSKEYIAKILKLSRATIYNYLNEKEEK
- a CDS encoding aminotransferase class I/II-fold pyridoxal phosphate-dependent enzyme; the protein is MKLPLFKLEDYLSEREFSSDIMFSGSDMEAFLMQDILKLAKSEILDIWNNLKLSYTYPLGNPLLLDELNKKYQLNNCSENICTFSGAEEGIYAALNSILNKDDHVIIFSPCYQSLKEIPNNICEVSEVQLKFLNNKCFFDISEVSRLIKPNTKMIIFNFPHNPSGTIISKEELKYLIDLSRKHGLYIFSDEVYRGLEVNHSDQLPYIASEYEKGISLGVMSKSYGMPGLRIGWLAMQDKKLLKKISNMKHYLSICNSAPSEILALISLQNEDHIYSRNLSILNNNLKLISTFFKEHDSVFEWYPPKGGCIAFPKLKLKRPVYDFCEELRIKEHIVLLPGDIFDHSHNHFRVGFGRLNMPEALSRLKRYIQTEKL
- a CDS encoding SemiSWEET family sugar transporter, coding for MAIDDLSNIIGYAAAFLTTFSFLPQAIKTIKTRCTSGISVLMYCLFTSGIFLWLVYGILKEDPIIISANAVTFAFSFTILIIAAINLRKKNKVESESLLLNK
- a CDS encoding UDP-2,3-diacylglucosamine diphosphatase; the protein is MRNLNINPVKSFIVISDVHLRDPKDATTKLFLKTLDDILMKNKNEEKDKTEALFLLGDIFDFIAASKNFFLEMWSEVFEKFKLLKDNGIQVYFVEGNHDFGFEHFRSQKLDSYFTDYGDITIEFLHRRAGKMMLRHGDDLICPEKYLKFRSIVKGKFFQKLTSFLIAGLFMHFLFSRYAKISRAQDSYRKLQLSFLKTCLDKFYINYKNQFQKTISILIIGHIHVYTEQYYKQTLLLVGPDWFSAPSYLYFNKEGVSERIFLSDKTQEEYLLN
- a CDS encoding RNHCP domain-containing protein, which gives rise to MSISNPVFTKINESFPCQNCGALVPQAQSTCRDHCPNCLFSIHVDINPGDRAAECKGKLRPIAWSQHKKKGYMIHYQCESCGLEKVNKFLEHDSYQADNLSELLKLSSVTKVKS
- a CDS encoding TlpA family protein disulfide reductase, which encodes MKTKKTNKKTLIFSGIIVLIFMSLMIYSLKQDPNFTPSQLIGKTAPEFFGEKTNGDKINSNDILKKGNWVILNFWSSYCIVCRSEAPEIESFYKEIEHDKITFVSINIQDDKNSILNWQQNYGQSFPVLQDSKGLISVRYGVTGTPETFFIDPNGKVRYRVAGQISKNLIFNFMKWLEQNPTATQEEATQAIITVRSTS
- a CDS encoding cytochrome c maturation protein CcmE: MKLNGGQIAGILIVVGSLGLITYQATRSESTVTFFTPAEVYANPLKFEGKLFRVSGLVQKGTKTWDAQTNDLNFQITDLEGHDFNVHYKGIPPDLFKEGQGVVVEGKLYSKTGMLKKDNLIQANLLMVKHSEVYDTKEDHTKLKEAKLLDSILKDQKIAGTEIKTQAKSH
- the ccsA gene encoding cytochrome c biogenesis protein CcsA, whose protein sequence is MIIENKIPIEITKPIKRWNYLLILFTLMQLIGWYLALFFIGTDTDQGNVYRIIFVHVPVAWCAFFWVFISAFFAILTLIKPQKCEVFDRSSHTAIELGTLFSILMLVTGSVWGKPTWGVWWDWDPRLTSSLVMFLVCCGYLVLRHFTPDLRTRRNVSAIVSILSAVNVPIVYYSVNLWRSVHQPQTFVEKSKNVSTDITLVLFFNFVAMFLLSIAIYKIRRQAISAKETLEYVRGEQ